The following coding sequences lie in one Peromyscus maniculatus bairdii isolate BWxNUB_F1_BW_parent chromosome 3, HU_Pman_BW_mat_3.1, whole genome shotgun sequence genomic window:
- the Cav2 gene encoding caveolin-2 — MGLETEKADVQLFMADDAYSHHSGVDYADPEKYVDSSHDRDPHRLNSHLKLGFDDLIAEPETTHSFDKVWICSHALFEISKYVIYKFLTVFLAIPLAFVMGILFATLSCLHIWILMPFVKTCLMVLPSVQTIWKSVTDVVIGPLCASVGRCFSSVSMQLSHD; from the exons ATGGGGCTGGAGACCGAGAAGGCTGACGTGCAGCTCTTCATGGCTGACGACGCCTACAGCCACCACAGTGGTGTCGACTACGCAGATCCTGAGAAGTATGTGGACTCGAGTCACGACCGGGATCCTCATCGGCTCAACTCGCATCTCAAG CTAGGCTTCGATGATCTGATTGCAGAACCTGAGACTACACACTCCTTTGACAAAGTGTGGATCTGCAGCCATGCCCTCTTTGAAATCAGCAAATATGTGATCTACAAGTTCCTGACGGTGTTTCTGGCCATCCCCTTGGCCTTCGTTATGGGGATCCTGTTTGCTACCCTCAGTTGTCTGCATATCTG GATCCTAATGCCGTTTGTGAAGACCTGCCTAATGGTCCTGCCTTCCGTGCAGACAATATGGAAAAGTGTGACAGATGTTGTCATTGGCCCATTGTGTGCAAGTGTAGGACGCTGTTTCTCATCTGTCAGCATGCAACTGAGCCACGACTGA